From the Lycorma delicatula isolate Av1 chromosome 4, ASM4794821v1, whole genome shotgun sequence genome, the window tttctcaaaaaatattgaaactcaaTATTACATGTTAACAAAGAGTTTAGTGACACTGACTAAGCACATATAATGTCATTTCATGtatcaatttttctaaatatcaatttctttaatacttaatttaatagaatgttcctttgatttttatataaatttacttttcagaCAACAAAGTATTATTACGTGAATAACCAATACCAACCATAAATTACATGGAACATTCTCTGAATGTTTAAAACTGATGTGTTCAACCTTCtcctaatgttattttttatcagtaaaaatcaACACCTCACACATTTGCAAATGTTTCAGGTAGATAAAGGTAAAACTGCTTGTGtcttgtatatgtatatacgcattaaaattattagtttaataaaaactcaCCTTACTCCTTTAGATATATTTATGATTACTTTAGTAGTTTTCACTACTTCATCAGAtgagtacattaaaaaatgattgatatGTATATAatccatcaaattttgtttaatatactttaataattgcTATAAAAGCATTCATGAGCAtgtgtaaagaaatttaatttctatatttttaaatattgtaaaaatctatacaaaaataattcaccGATTTTCAGACACcacataatttattcattcaaactGATACACTGGATAATTGATAATTGGTAAAACCCAACCATATCTTTCATCtggatgaaaaatatatttaaatattacaaaacattatataaaaataaaagatttcctCATGTACTCAAGTGATTGCTTCTATTATCAACTTATGTGAACAGCTTATATTGTCAATAGTTTGTTCAAACTAAAGATTTATAACTTATCAGCTGTACAATGTACTAATGCTGATACCAATTTACAGAAAGGTTGATGGATAGCACTATTATTAACTACTAAGTATCGCGATGTTGTGAAATTAAATCATCTAAGGCTACCAAAGCAGAATTGTAAAAGGTGATACTAATATTTAAGTATGTATACAAAAAATGCACAATgaagcattttaatttaatacttggCTATATATTCCCTAGCAATCATCAAACATCAAGGAAGCATTTTTGCCAATTAAGTACTCGAAAACTCCCAATCTCAACTTTtataagcttcctcaggtgacaatacacattcatacacacaccATATGAGTCAGGTACAAGTAGGGGGATCTATTACAACAACAGTGGGGATAAAATACTGTTATCTAGGAAGGGTAGACCAGTCAATGTCTTAgcatgtaagagaattttgtatgatgtgtgtatgaatgtgtattgtcacctgatgaagcttagaaaattctaagtgaaacgttgtgtatttaatttataaatttgtatagttgattggttaacccaagaaattaataaaggtaatatttttaagtaaaatatatatttttattatatttaattctatctaaTCAAgtggaaaataaacttaaataaattacatttaagttgtactgtaataagtttatttttattgatttttaaaaaaattaaattattttatttaaatatattatagttaattatatcttatagcaaaaacacaaaaataaaattgggcttgatttttttatgatttttcatgtttgtttaattgttaagaaaatataagaaagacAATCAAGAAATGATTAGGTCCACTTACTACAAAAGTcataaaatgaaacttttcatattatttgtttattttcaattttggtaaattgacatacaatattaaaaacttgttCATACAATACttacaagaaaaatatgaaacttaCACTTAATGTCatcaactatatttatttttattaatatccttcATTAGACCAAGTTATATCATAGTCTTTATAAACTTTCTTTAATAATTCAACAGTTATTTCATGATCTGCTTTACCAAACCCCTGAGAATATccgtaaacaaatattttcttctccTCTGGAGTATGTTTAATACGACCTCCACCAACACACTCAGAATCTAATTCAAGTGGCTGTAACTTTAAAACAGTCTCGTCATAAATATCAGCATGGTAACAACCATGTTTATTCCCCCTAACAACCATCTTTGAAGGCTCTGTTCCATCAGGAGTTTGTGGGGCATAAACTTTTATAAGAACATATTTAAACGTACCTTTAGGGTCAATTACAACATCAGGCACACTTGATAATTTACCCATTgccatttttttaaaggaatttactACTTCAACAAACCAAAGACgtaaataagataaagaaaaacgaaCTGCTACTAAATTGATGCAAAggtaatgttatattaattaatactatcTATCACCAGACTGTGGAACTGAAAGCAGAGCTTACCTAAcagaaatgatttatttcaagTAGTCTGTGGGTACTGTGATTATGTTAAAACAACAAtgttttactcaaaaaaattcaCTTCTAATCAGTTTATTTCTACTACTAAtccaaattaattgttttttttttgttttttttaatttcaaaactgatCAACTTCCTAATGTAGTTTTTCCACCAAAATCGAATATCAGTATTCAAACAATGgcatataaatttaaactgtttactgttaaataaaactgtaacaaacGCCTAGTTTTCTTCAAGCCACAAACTTCTTTCACTCAGAAGAACGAACACTAACGTCAAAAATAACAGACGCATTAatcttattacaatattatttttaatattaaacctgTTCAGATAGCTTGCATTCGCACAAAAACTGCAATAatagatataatgaaaaaagttacaaactGAGTACGCTAATAGCAACAAACAATGCAGCAAAGTGAAACGGAAATTAGACTGCAATGCACCatttgttgtatataaaataGACCCACTCAATTGATTTACTTCAAATCGCTTATAAgactaatgtaaacaaaataaacttcaaaTGAAACTCAATCCGTGCAAAGAATAATATta encodes:
- the LOC142324226 gene encoding 14 kDa phosphohistidine phosphatase-like, whose protein sequence is MAMGKLSSVPDVVIDPKGTFKYVLIKVYAPQTPDGTEPSKMVVRGNKHGCYHADIYDETVLKLQPLELDSECVGGGRIKHTPEEKKIFVYGYSQGFGKADHEITVELLKKVYKDYDITWSNEGY